Proteins encoded in a region of the Clostridium beijerinckii genome:
- a CDS encoding 6-phospho-alpha-glucosidase, with protein sequence MAKKKYSITVAGGGSTFTPGIVLMLLEHMDRFPIRSIKFYDNDASRQETVAKACEIHLKEHAPEIEFAYTTDPETAFSDIDFVLAHIRVGKYAMREKDEKIPLKYGVVGQETCGPGGIAYGMRSIGGVIEILDYMEKYSPNAWMLNYSNPAAIVAEATRRLRPNSKILNICDMPIDLEEKMASMCGLKSRKEMQVSYYGLNHFGWWSKIYDKDGNDLMPQIKEHMAANGFADALSDTNQHVDESWVHTFQKARDIFAVDPTTIPNTYLKYYLFSDYVVETSNPEYTRANEVMDGREKHVFGICKKIIESGTSKDGGFEVDAHATYIVDLACAIAENTRERFLLIVPNEGAVENFDRTAMVEIPCIVGSNGYERICQGSIPQFQKGLMEQQVSVEKLAVEAWIEGSYQKLWQSLTLSKTVPSARVAKLILDDLIEANKGYWPELK encoded by the coding sequence ATGGCAAAGAAGAAGTATTCAATTACAGTAGCAGGTGGAGGAAGTACGTTTACACCAGGAATTGTACTTATGCTATTAGAACATATGGACAGATTTCCAATTAGATCTATTAAATTTTATGACAATGATGCAAGTAGACAAGAAACTGTAGCAAAGGCATGTGAAATTCACCTAAAAGAACATGCTCCAGAAATTGAATTTGCATATACAACTGATCCAGAAACAGCATTTAGTGATATAGATTTCGTATTAGCTCATATCCGTGTTGGAAAATATGCAATGCGAGAGAAAGATGAGAAGATTCCACTAAAATATGGAGTGGTAGGACAAGAAACTTGTGGACCAGGAGGGATTGCATATGGGATGCGTTCTATTGGAGGAGTTATTGAAATACTAGATTATATGGAAAAATATTCGCCAAATGCTTGGATGTTAAATTATTCAAATCCAGCAGCTATAGTGGCAGAAGCAACAAGAAGATTAAGACCAAACTCAAAAATATTAAATATTTGTGATATGCCAATTGATTTAGAAGAAAAAATGGCAAGTATGTGTGGCCTTAAATCTAGAAAAGAAATGCAAGTATCATATTATGGATTAAACCATTTTGGATGGTGGTCAAAAATTTATGATAAAGATGGAAATGATTTAATGCCACAAATTAAAGAACACATGGCAGCAAATGGATTTGCAGATGCATTATCAGATACAAATCAACATGTAGATGAAAGCTGGGTACACACTTTTCAAAAGGCAAGAGATATATTTGCAGTAGATCCAACAACAATTCCAAACACATATTTAAAATATTATTTATTCTCAGATTATGTGGTGGAAACTTCGAATCCAGAATATACTCGTGCAAATGAAGTAATGGATGGAAGAGAAAAACATGTATTTGGAATATGTAAAAAAATTATTGAAAGTGGTACAAGCAAAGACGGAGGTTTTGAAGTGGATGCACATGCAACATATATTGTAGATTTAGCATGTGCAATAGCTGAAAATACAAGGGAAAGATTCTTACTTATAGTTCCAAATGAAGGTGCTGTAGAAAACTTCGATAGAACTGCAATGGTTGAAATACCATGTATCGTTGGAAGTAATGGTTATGAAAGAATATGTCAAGGAAGTATTCCTCAGTTCCAAAAGGGATTAATGGAACAGCAAGTAAGTGTAGAAAAATTAGCAGTAGAAGCATGGATAGAAGGAAGTTATCAAAAGTTATGGCAATCACTTACTCTTTCGAAGACAGTACCAAGTGCAAGAGTTGCAAAATTAATATTAGATGATTTAATTGAGGCTAACAAAGGTTATTGGCCTGAATTAAAGTAA
- a CDS encoding MurR/RpiR family transcriptional regulator: MKLDELINKYHKQLNENDLYIWNYISKHRKECETLAIDQLAHKCNVSRTTILRFSQKLSLKGYGELKVYLKLDNEKSKENVSNVEAVCDVYNEVIKNIKEKDCTDIFELIDKSRTLYVYGIGMVQSSIKKEFKRTFLTAGKIFYDLSGYTEANAIVDLATDEDVFVIISVSGENQFIMDFAKNLKIKNIPIISITKLKDNSLAKLSDYNLYTSTALIPSIYNDIDFESLTSYFILIEILFLKYMEYKTQKNKKEEKHEIGNVD, from the coding sequence ATGAAACTAGATGAACTTATAAACAAATACCATAAGCAATTAAATGAGAATGATTTATATATTTGGAATTATATTTCTAAGCACCGAAAAGAGTGTGAAACTCTTGCTATAGATCAATTAGCACATAAATGTAATGTTTCTAGAACGACTATTCTTAGATTTTCACAAAAATTATCTCTAAAGGGATATGGGGAATTAAAGGTTTATTTAAAGCTTGATAATGAAAAGTCAAAAGAGAATGTTAGTAATGTAGAAGCTGTTTGTGATGTTTATAATGAAGTAATAAAAAATATAAAAGAAAAGGATTGTACAGATATTTTTGAATTGATTGATAAATCCAGAACACTCTATGTATATGGAATAGGAATGGTACAGTCGTCCATAAAGAAAGAATTTAAGCGCACTTTTTTAACTGCTGGAAAAATATTTTATGACTTAAGCGGTTATACTGAAGCAAATGCTATAGTAGATTTGGCCACAGATGAAGATGTCTTCGTGATTATTTCAGTATCAGGTGAGAATCAATTTATTATGGATTTTGCTAAAAACTTGAAAATTAAAAATATTCCTATTATATCAATAACAAAGTTAAAAGATAATTCTTTAGCTAAATTAAGTGATTATAATCTATATACATCTACAGCTCTTATACCAAGTATCTATAATGACATAGATTTTGAATCTTTAACATCATACTTTATTTTAATTGAAATATTATTTTTGAAATATATGGAATATAAAACACAAAAAAATAAGAAGGAAGAAAAGCATGAAATTGGAAACGTTGATTGA
- a CDS encoding PTS sugar transporter subunit IIA translates to MFNFFKKPLTIIAPISGRTIDLSEVPDPVFADKMAGDGIAINSTGDIVVAPCDGTISLIMDSGHAFAITTSNRIELLVHVGLETVSLNGEGFEILKSVNTKVTAGTPILKLDRSFIESKGISLITPVLVANPDKLKELNPILNKEVCHGKDIVMECKL, encoded by the coding sequence ATGTTTAATTTTTTTAAAAAACCATTAACTATAATTGCTCCTATTTCAGGAAGAACTATAGATCTAAGCGAAGTTCCTGATCCAGTATTTGCAGACAAAATGGCGGGTGATGGAATCGCAATTAATTCTACTGGTGATATAGTTGTTGCACCTTGTGACGGTACTATATCATTAATAATGGATAGTGGACACGCTTTTGCAATAACCACTAGTAATAGAATTGAATTATTAGTTCATGTAGGCTTAGAAACTGTTTCATTAAATGGTGAAGGATTTGAAATCTTAAAATCTGTTAATACTAAAGTAACTGCTGGTACACCTATTTTAAAACTGGACAGATCATTTATTGAGTCAAAAGGCATATCACTAATAACACCAGTCTTAGTAGCTAACCCTGATAAATTAAAAGAATTAAATCCAATTCTTAATAAAGAAGTTTGTCATGGTAAAGATATAGTTATGGAATGCAAATTGTAA
- a CDS encoding alpha-glucoside-specific PTS transporter subunit IIBC, with translation MMQKIQKFGGAMFTPVLLFSFAGIIIGIGTLFTTQTIMGGLADPSNLWFKCWNVVLQGGWTVFNQLPLLFVVGLPIGMAKKQNARCCMEAFVLYLTFHYFLSTIISQWGEFFGVDFSAQVGGTSGLTMIANIKTLDMGMIGALLISGLVIYLHNRFFDTELPEWLGTFSGSTFVFMIGFFVMIPVAVLAAFIWPKIQLGMHSFQGFVKGAGALGVWVFIFLERALIPFGLHHILYSPFYYDNVVVPGGLYSYWATKLPEIAASKASLKSLLPEAGFTATGYSKIFGCPGIALAFYATAKPEKRKKVLALLIPITLTAILCGVTEPIEFTFLFISPVLFVVHALLAATISTTMYIVGIVGIFSGGAIEMASLNWIPLMGNHWVQYLLQFAIGLCFTGIWFIVFRTLILKFNFKTPGREDEEEDIKFHSKAEYREKKSDSKDSSKSVFAENILVGLGGRDNIVDVTNCATRLRVNVNDPSLCKDDPYFKSIGAHGCSVNGKSYQVIVGLKVARVREDFEALL, from the coding sequence ATGATGCAGAAAATTCAAAAATTCGGTGGAGCGATGTTTACACCTGTTCTACTTTTTTCATTTGCAGGTATTATAATTGGTATAGGAACATTATTTACTACACAGACAATTATGGGAGGATTAGCAGATCCAAGTAACTTGTGGTTTAAATGCTGGAATGTAGTTTTACAGGGTGGCTGGACTGTATTTAATCAATTACCATTATTATTTGTAGTAGGGCTTCCAATAGGAATGGCAAAAAAGCAAAATGCAAGATGTTGCATGGAGGCATTCGTATTATATTTAACATTTCATTATTTTCTAAGCACTATCATTTCACAGTGGGGCGAATTTTTTGGAGTTGATTTCTCTGCTCAAGTAGGAGGAACTAGCGGTCTCACCATGATAGCCAATATTAAGACATTGGACATGGGAATGATTGGTGCATTACTCATTTCAGGACTTGTAATTTATTTACATAACCGTTTTTTTGATACTGAATTACCAGAATGGTTGGGAACGTTTAGCGGATCTACATTTGTATTTATGATCGGATTCTTTGTTATGATTCCAGTAGCAGTTCTTGCGGCATTTATATGGCCTAAAATTCAACTTGGAATGCATAGTTTTCAAGGTTTTGTAAAAGGTGCAGGGGCATTAGGTGTATGGGTGTTCATCTTCTTAGAACGTGCTTTAATTCCATTTGGATTACATCATATACTGTATTCTCCGTTTTATTATGATAATGTTGTAGTGCCAGGAGGTCTTTATTCTTACTGGGCAACAAAGTTACCAGAAATAGCAGCTTCTAAAGCCTCTTTGAAATCGTTATTACCAGAAGCAGGATTTACAGCTACAGGATACTCTAAAATTTTTGGATGTCCAGGTATTGCATTAGCATTTTATGCAACAGCAAAACCTGAAAAGAGAAAAAAGGTATTGGCGTTACTAATACCTATTACATTAACTGCAATTTTGTGTGGTGTAACAGAACCAATTGAATTTACATTTTTATTTATTTCACCAGTGCTATTTGTAGTACATGCACTACTTGCAGCAACAATTTCAACAACTATGTATATTGTGGGGATTGTAGGAATATTCTCTGGTGGAGCTATTGAAATGGCTTCTTTAAATTGGATTCCTCTAATGGGAAATCATTGGGTCCAATATTTACTCCAGTTTGCTATAGGACTTTGTTTTACAGGAATTTGGTTCATAGTATTTAGGACCTTAATTTTGAAATTTAACTTTAAAACTCCTGGTAGGGAAGATGAAGAAGAAGATATAAAATTTCATTCAAAAGCAGAGTATAGAGAGAAAAAAAGTGATTCAAAAGATAGTAGTAAGTCAGTATTTGCAGAAAATATCTTAGTTGGATTAGGCGGAAGAGATAACATTGTTGATGTTACAAATTGTGCAACTCGTTTAAGAGTAAATGTAAATGATCCATCTCTTTGTAAGGATGATCCTTATTTTAAATCTATTGGAGCTCATGGATGTTCTGTAAATGGAAAATCCTATCAAGTTATTGTTGGATTGAAAGTTGCGCGAGTAAGAGAAGACTTTGAAGCGTTACTGTAA
- a CDS encoding MurR/RpiR family transcriptional regulator, with the protein MKLETLIDENYEKLNESDLYIWKYILHHKKECQTMSIQELASKCNVSHTTILRFTHKLGLQGYSEMKIHLKWEDKQRNSFDNKEIEKTYKDIEKTMEIMKERDFYDVFELVEKADKIYVYGSGAVQKNAAKDLKRSMIFGNKLIYVIEGREETNIILDALSSKDIFFLLSLSGNNLFMNEFAQKLKEKDVKIISITQVGNNELASISDISLQFYTHPISVGENKTKLYSTTQFFLINQILLLKYLEYR; encoded by the coding sequence ATGAAATTGGAAACGTTGATTGATGAAAATTATGAAAAATTAAATGAAAGTGATTTGTATATATGGAAGTATATTTTACACCATAAAAAAGAGTGCCAAACCATGTCAATACAAGAATTAGCTTCTAAATGTAATGTTTCTCATACAACTATTTTACGTTTTACACATAAATTAGGATTACAAGGATATAGTGAAATGAAAATTCATTTAAAATGGGAAGACAAGCAGCGAAATTCATTCGATAATAAAGAAATTGAAAAAACATATAAAGATATTGAGAAGACCATGGAAATTATGAAAGAAAGAGATTTCTACGATGTATTTGAATTAGTTGAGAAGGCAGATAAAATTTATGTTTATGGATCTGGAGCAGTGCAAAAAAATGCAGCAAAAGATTTAAAGCGTAGCATGATTTTTGGCAATAAGTTAATATATGTCATAGAGGGAAGGGAAGAAACTAACATTATTTTAGATGCTTTATCTTCAAAAGATATTTTTTTCTTATTATCTTTATCTGGAAACAATTTATTTATGAATGAGTTTGCGCAAAAGTTAAAGGAAAAAGATGTGAAAATTATTTCTATTACTCAGGTTGGAAATAATGAATTAGCTTCTATCAGTGATATTAGTCTTCAATTCTATACACATCCAATTTCAGTAGGAGAAAATAAAACAAAACTTTATTCAACTACACAATTTTTTCTGATAAATCAAATACTGCTGTTAAAATACTTAGAATATAGATAA